A genomic window from Populus alba chromosome 19, ASM523922v2, whole genome shotgun sequence includes:
- the LOC118045284 gene encoding disease resistance protein Roq1-like, whose amino-acid sequence MAELESSRSIPEGYYDVFLSFRGEDNRKTFTGHLYTALVQAGIHTFLDDVELPRGEEISEHLIEAIRESKISIVVFSKGYASSRWCLNELVEILKCKRKKTGQIVLPIFYDIDPSDVRKQTGSFAEAFDKHEERFEEELVKEWRKALEVAGNLSGWSLNDMANGHEAKFIEGIIKDMLKKLCCECLDVPEHLVGMDRRTHNIYDFLNNATNDVCIVGIHGMPGIGKTTIAKVVFNQLCNGFDGFDGSCFLSDINVRSKQVNGLVPIQKQLLHDILKQDVANFDCADRGKVLIKERLRHKRVLVVADDVAHLDQLNALMGDRSWFGQRSIVIITTRYSSLLREADQTFQIEELEPDEALQLFSWHAFKDTKPAEDYIELSKKAVGCCGGLPLALKVIGALLFRKNRGRWGSEIDNLSRIPNQDIQGKLLISYHALDGELQRAFLDIACFFIGIEKEYVAKVLEARCRYNPEVVLEKLCERSLIQFHVIKDERQLFGRTVSVTMHDLLRDMGREIVCESSPLLLGNRTRIWKNDEAWDVLDQQKGTDDVEDLALEGLALDVRASEAKSLSTGSFAKVKRLNLLQINGAHLTGSFKLLSRKLMWICWHECPLKFLPSDFTLDNLAVLDMQYSSLKELWKGKKILNRLKIFDLSHSLNLIKTPNLHSSSLEKLILEGCSSLVEVHQSIGHSMSLVFLNLKGCRSLKTLPESIGNVKSLKTLNISGCSQLEKLPKGMGDMESLTKLLVDGIKTEQFLSSIGQLKYVKWLSLRGCSPTPPSCSLISAGVLTPPSSLISAGVLNLKCWLSTSFTQWRLVKRLKLSKSGLSDHTTNCVDFRGLFSLEVLDLSENKFSSLPSRNGFLPNLWCLVVKTCKYLVSIPDLPSSLSRLDASSCISLERVRIPIQSKKDLCVNVFECLSLKEIQDIEGLNNSFWNVSVERRSHSPNKLQKSVVEAMCNRGHGYRINFSVEHDELHEMPDWMSYKGEGGSLLFHIPPVFHGLVLWLEKTTHLYTHANIIIIIKNKSNGSILFKDKRAQLGFHIFMQGWIRYMSRSEMAMEDSCEADELELCISSEPTEYALRMGHYWEPRVDECGVHVIAEKSDSFEESAVGTDTVMPSSPLYHLLPHPHRGSITASTPKQWCDFLLAGLQNHNLGLLLLGKEELDG is encoded by the exons ATGGCAGAGCTAGAGTCTTCTCGTTCTATACCAGAAGGGTACTACGATGTCTTCTTGAGCTTTAGAGGAGAAGATAATCGCAAGACGTTTACTGGTCATCTATATACTGCCTTAGTCCAAGCAGGAATCCACACTTTTCTAGATGATGTTGAACTTCCTAGAGGAGAAGAAATCTCCGAGCATCTTATCGAGGCAATTCGAGAATCAAAGATATCCATAGTTGTCTTCTCAAAAGGATATGCTTCTTCTAGATGGTGTCTCAATGAACTTGTAGAGATTCTTAAgtgcaaaaggaagaaaaccgGTCAGATTGTTCTTCCTATATTCTATGACATTGATCCTTCAGATGTGAGAAAACAGACTGGCAGTTTTGCAGAGGCATTTGATAAGCATGAAGAGCGTTTTGAAGAGGAGTTGGTGAAGGAGTGGAGAAAAGCTCTTGAGGTTGCCGGAAACCTATCTGGATGGAGTCTCAATGATATGGCAAATGG GCATGAAGCAAAATTTATCGAAGGGATTATCAAGGATATGTTGAAGAAATTATGTTGCGAGTGCTTAGATGTTCCTGAGCACCTCGTAGGTATGGATCGGCGTACTCACAATATTTATGACTTTCTAAATAATGCAACAAATGATGTATGCATTGTGGGCATACATGGGATGCCAGGAATAGGAAAGACAACTATAgcaaaagttgtatttaatcaACTCTGCAATGGATTCGATGGATTCGATGGAAGCTGTTTTCTTTCGGATATCAATGTAAGGTCAAAACAAGTTAATGGTCTTGTTCCTATACAAAAGCAActtcttcatgatattttaaaacagGATGTTGCAAACTTCGATTGTGCTGATAGAGGAAAGGTTCTGATCAAAGAGCGACTTCGTCAcaaaagagttcttgttgttgctgatgATGTGGCTCATCTGGACCAGCTAAATGCATTGATGGGAGATCGAAGTTGGTTTGGTCAGAGAAGTATAGTAATTATTACAACAAGATATTCAAGTTTACTTCGTGAAGCAGATCAAACATTTCAGATTGAAGAATTGGAACCAGATGAGGCCCTTCAGCTTTTCAGCTGGCATGCCTTTAAGGACACCAAACCAGCAGAAGATTATATTGAGCTTTCGAAGAAAGCCGTTGGTTGCTGTGGAGGACTTCCTTTAGCTCTTAAGGTTATAGGAGCTCTTCTGTTCAGGAAAAACAGAGGTAGATGGGGAAGTGAAATTGACAACTTGAGCAGAATTCCAAACCAAGATATTCAAGGAAAGCTTCTAATAAGTTATCACGCACTTGATGGTGAACTACAAAGAGCATTCCTTGATATTGCATGCTTCTTTATTGgtatagagaaagaatacgTCGCAAAAGTGCTAGAAGCCCGTTGCCGTTACAATCCAGAAGTTGTTTTGGAAAAACTCTGTGAAAGGTCTCTGATTCAATTTCATGTAATTAAAGATGAAAGACAGTTATTTGGAAGGACTGTAAGTGTAACCATGCACGATCTATTACGAGACATGGGAAGGGAGATCGTTTGTGAATCGTCTCCCTTGCTTCTTGGAAATAGGACCAGAATTTGGAAGAACGACGAAGCATGGGATGTACTTGACCAGCAGAAG ggtacgGATGATGTAGAGGATCTTGCACTAGAGGGTCTTGCACTGGATGTCAGAGCATCAGAAGCTAAATCACTTAGCACAGGATCATTTGCGAAAGTGAAGCGCTTAAATTTGCTCCAAATCAACGGAGCACATCTCACCGGATCCTTCAAACTGCTTTCTAGAAAGTTGATGTGGATTTGTTGGCATGAATGTCCTTTGAAATTTTTGCCATCTGATTTTACCTTGGACAATCTAGCTGTTCTTGATATGCAGTACAGTAGCCTTAAAGAACTATGGAAGGGAAAAAAG ATTCTCAACAGGCTAAAAATCTTTGATCTTAGTCATTCTCTGAACCTtattaaaacaccaaacttgCACAGTTCAAGTCTAGAGAAACTAATTCTGGAAGGTTGCTCGAGTTTAGTTGAGGTGCATCAATCAATTGGACATTCGATGAGccttgttttcttgaatttgaagGGATGTCGGAGCTTGAAAACTCTCCCTGAAAGCATTGGCAATGTAAAGTCTCTTAAAACTCTGAATATTTCTGGGTGTTCACAACTAGAAAAATTACCAAAAGGCATGGGTGATATGGAATCCTTAACTAAGCTGCTAGTCGATGGGATTAAAACTGAGCAATTTCTCTCTTCAATTGGGCAATTAAAGTATGTCAAATGGTTATCATTGCGTGGATGCAGTCCGACTCCACCAAGTTGTTCTTTGATTTCAGCAGGTGTTTTGACTCCACCAAGTTCTTTGATTTCAGCAGgtgttttgaatttgaaatgttGGTTGTCAACATCTTTCACTCAATGGAGATTAGTGAAACGTCTTAAGCTTTCTAAAAGTGGTTTGTCTGATCACACAACTAATTGTGTTGATTTTAGGGGTTTGTTCTCTCTAGAAGTATTGGATCTAAGTGAAAACAAATTCTCTAGCCTGCCTTCTAGGAACGGCTTCCTTCCCAACCTATGGTGCTTGGTTGTTAAGACATGTAAATATCTTGTATCAATCCCAGATCTTCCTTCAAGTTTAAGCCGTTTGGATGCATCCTCTTGCATATCATTGGAAAGAGTAAGAATACCAATCCAGTCAAAAAAAGACCTATGTGTAAATGTATTTGAATGTCTTTCGTTAAAAGAGATTCAGGACATCGAAGGTCTAAATAATAGTTTCTGGAATGTTAGTGTTGAAAGACGCAGTCATTCACCAAATAAATTACAGAAGAGCGTTGTTGAG GCAATGTGCAACCGTGGTCACGGGTATCGTATTAACTTCAGTGTAGAACATGATGAACTACATGAGATGCCAGATTGGATGAGCTACAAGGGAGAAGGAGGCTCATTGTTATTCCATATACCTCCAGTCTTCCATGGCTTAGTTCTTTGGCTTGAGAAGACCACTCATCTTTACACACACgctaacattattattattataaaaaataaaagcaacggGAGCATATTGTTTAAAGATAAACGAGCACAGCTAggatttcatatatttatgCAGGGATGGATAAGATACATGAGTAGAAGTGAAATGGCAATGGAAGATTCCTGTGAAGCTGACGAATTGGAACTATGCATTTCTTCAGAGCCAACAGAGTATGCACTGCGCATGGGTCATTATTGGGAACCAAGAGTTGACGAATGTGGGGTCCATGTGATCGCAGAGAAGTCAGATTCATTTGAAGAGTCGGCAGTGGGAACAGATACAGTGATGCCTTCATCACCGCTGTATCATCTGCTTCCTCATCCTCATCGTGGTTCAATTACAGCGTCTACACCTAAGCAATGGTGTGACTTTTTACTTGCGGGGCTGCAAAACCATAACCTCGGTTTATTGCTTCTTG GTAAGGAGGAGCTGGATGGATGA